One genomic region from Pseudorca crassidens isolate mPseCra1 chromosome 11, mPseCra1.hap1, whole genome shotgun sequence encodes:
- the LOC137202488 gene encoding DNA dC->dU-editing enzyme APOBEC-3A-like → MEANPSAGTSCLLDENTFTENFMNQISPRKTYLCYKVEILDGDARIPLDEKKGFVRNKGANEPGEPCHAEHYFLDRICSWNLDRELHYRLTCFISWTPCDTCAQKLADFLGKNSHVSLHIFASRIYSLSDYKAGLRTLQAAGAQIAIMTSNEFEHCWENFVDHQGKPFQPWDGLEVVSQRLCNNLQAILQTQEN, encoded by the exons ATGGAGGCCAACCCATCAGCCGGGACCAG TTGCCTGTTGGATGAAAACACCTTCACTGAGAACTTCATGAATCAGATAAGCCCTCGTAAGACCTACCTGTGCTACAAGGTGGAGATCCTGGATGGTGACGCTAGGATCCCTCTGGACGAGAAAAAGGGCTTCGTGCGCAACAAG GGTGCTAACGAACCAGGGGAGCCCTGCCATGCAGAGCACTACTTCCTGGACCGGATCTGTTCTTGGAATTTGGACCGGGAGCTGCACTACAGGCTCACCTGTTTCATCTCCTGGACCCCTTGTGATACCTGTGCACAGAAACTGGCTGATTTCCTGGGGAAGAACAGCCACGTGAGCCTGCACATCTTCGCCTCCCGCATCTATAGCCTCTCCGATTATAAGGCTGGGCTGCGCACACTGCAGGCGGCTGGGGCCCAAATCGCCATCATGACCTCTAACG AGTTTGAGCACTGCTGGGAAAACTttgtggaccaccagggaaaacccTTTCAGCCCTGGGATGGGCTGGAAGTAGTGAGTCAACGTCTATGTAACAACCTGCAGGCGATTCTCCAG ACGCAGGAA